In Flavobacterium gelatinilyticum, a genomic segment contains:
- a CDS encoding efflux RND transporter periplasmic adaptor subunit, protein MKKKIIFAFTTAVLMLASCGKKEETKQTEANGSKDSNIITLSPEQAKNAGIVTGNAEEKELSAIVQLQGEVTVPPNSLVNVTFPLGGYIKKTNIVTGMNVRKGQVLAVIEDMQYIQLQQDYLTAKEQFKAANLEFSRQKELNAKKASSDKVFEQVTAERETQRIAMASLAQKLELLGLNVNNLTASNITKSISVVSPVNGLVSKVNINNGKYVAPTEMLFELTNIQDVMLTFNVFEKDVQSLKEGQKLEVYSNSNPEKKYDARIQFINHSLNQDRAAAVIARLDRYDPLFLPGLFVNAAIHVTSKSQLTLPENAIVDWKGKSYVFEDNGNNSYKIVEVKAGIAQNGFKQFSSEAVTSSSKLVIKNAYTLLMKTMNESE, encoded by the coding sequence ATGAAAAAGAAAATCATTTTTGCATTTACCACTGCCGTACTGATGCTGGCATCCTGCGGTAAAAAAGAAGAAACAAAACAAACAGAAGCCAACGGAAGTAAAGATTCTAATATTATAACTTTATCGCCGGAACAGGCAAAGAATGCCGGAATTGTAACCGGAAATGCCGAAGAAAAAGAACTCAGCGCCATTGTACAGCTGCAGGGAGAAGTTACAGTACCGCCAAACAGTCTGGTAAATGTAACGTTTCCGCTTGGTGGTTATATTAAAAAGACGAATATTGTAACAGGAATGAACGTTAGAAAAGGGCAGGTTCTGGCTGTAATCGAAGATATGCAGTACATACAATTGCAGCAGGATTACCTCACGGCGAAGGAGCAGTTTAAAGCAGCGAATTTAGAGTTCAGCCGACAGAAAGAACTGAATGCAAAAAAGGCAAGCAGCGATAAGGTTTTTGAGCAGGTTACTGCCGAACGTGAAACACAGCGGATTGCCATGGCATCGCTGGCGCAGAAACTGGAATTGTTAGGGCTTAATGTAAATAATCTTACGGCTTCGAATATTACAAAATCGATAAGCGTAGTTTCGCCTGTAAATGGTCTGGTTTCGAAAGTAAACATCAACAACGGAAAATATGTGGCTCCTACCGAAATGCTTTTTGAATTAACGAATATTCAGGATGTCATGCTGACTTTTAATGTTTTTGAGAAAGATGTTCAGTCGCTTAAAGAAGGTCAGAAACTTGAAGTGTACAGTAATTCTAATCCTGAAAAGAAATACGACGCGAGAATTCAGTTTATCAACCACAGCTTAAATCAGGATCGTGCAGCAGCTGTTATCGCGCGTTTAGACCGTTATGATCCTTTATTCTTACCGGGACTTTTCGTAAATGCCGCTATTCATGTAACCAGCAAAAGTCAATTAACACTTCCCGAAAACGCCATTGTAGACTGGAAAGGCAAGAGTTATGTTTTTGAAGATAACGGAAACAACAGCTATAAAATAGTAGAGGTAAAAGCCGGAATTGCTCAAAATGGTTTTAAGCAGTTTTCTTCAGAAGCAGTTACTTCTTCATCGAAACTGGTAATTAAAAATGCATATACCCTTTTGATGAAAACTATGAATGAGAGTGAGTAA
- a CDS encoding Crp/Fnr family transcriptional regulator codes for MNNFEKALRNHIEQIVPLNDEEFRFILSHFKLEKYNKNEVMIEEGSFVDNVYFVLSGLVKLIYTDGNAKQNTVSFAMEDWWETDFEAYYTKSKSTLSLECIEDTLVYSLSLENFEKLCSGLQKMERFFLRKSIAGHIGSQRRILSFITSSARERYEQLLGRNPSLLQRVPKSVLASYLGVSRETLSRLFS; via the coding sequence ATGAATAATTTTGAAAAAGCATTACGAAATCATATCGAACAAATTGTCCCTCTAAATGACGAAGAGTTCCGTTTTATACTTTCTCATTTTAAACTGGAAAAGTATAATAAAAATGAAGTAATGATTGAGGAGGGAAGTTTTGTCGATAATGTATATTTTGTTTTATCCGGACTCGTAAAATTGATTTATACCGATGGAAATGCTAAACAAAATACCGTTTCGTTTGCCATGGAAGATTGGTGGGAAACAGATTTTGAAGCCTATTACACAAAGAGTAAATCTACTTTGTCATTAGAATGTATAGAAGATACTCTAGTGTATAGTTTGTCTCTTGAAAATTTTGAGAAATTGTGTTCTGGCTTGCAAAAAATGGAACGTTTTTTTCTCCGAAAATCGATTGCAGGACACATTGGTTCGCAACGCCGAATTTTGTCATTTATAACCTCCAGCGCCCGCGAAAGATATGAGCAGTTATTAGGCCGAAATCCATCTTTATTGCAACGGGTTCCAAAATCTGTTTTAGCATCTTATTTGGGAGTTTCGAGAGAAACACTAAGTCGTCTTTTTTCGTAA
- a CDS encoding RidA family protein produces MEKKIINPWKWQDARNYVQAVEVSNVQGTLYVSGQTAIDENGISSDADMRSQLQQTIENLEKVILTANYELKNIVRLNIYTTDSETLFQNFDLLQNWIQKNEIKQSSTVLEVKSLFETLKVELEATVVRF; encoded by the coding sequence ATGGAAAAGAAAATAATCAATCCGTGGAAATGGCAGGATGCCAGAAATTATGTTCAGGCTGTAGAAGTTTCCAATGTTCAGGGCACACTATATGTTTCAGGACAAACTGCTATAGATGAGAATGGCATATCGAGTGATGCTGATATGAGAAGCCAGTTGCAACAAACGATCGAAAATCTGGAAAAAGTAATTCTTACGGCTAATTATGAATTAAAAAATATCGTTAGACTTAATATCTACACTACCGATTCAGAGACATTATTTCAAAATTTTGATCTTCTGCAAAATTGGATTCAAAAAAATGAAATCAAACAATCAAGCACAGTTCTGGAAGTAAAAAGCCTTTTTGAAACTTTAAAAGTTGAACTAGAAGCTACTGTCGTTAGATTTTAA
- a CDS encoding DUF2264 domain-containing protein: MHPNHLLKKIFLQTFFLLLCSTISAQTDKPEQVRKIIDKVNTFWQSKNPAQTSSFWDNAAYHTGNIEAYMLTGNEKYRTYSETWAAHNQWMGAKSKDKNQWKYSYGETDEFVLFGDYQICFQVYADLYNLLPEPHKIARAKEVMEYEMSTAKNDYWWWSDGLYMVMPVMTKMYKITNNRQYLDKLYEYLLYSDSIMFDAEENLYYRDAKYVFPKHKSLNNKKDFWARGDGWVLAGLAKVLKDLPADYKHRDFFVQKFKKMASALAKIQQPEGYWTRSMMDPEHAPGPETSGTAFFTYAILWGINNNYLNRTEFVPVINKSWNYLKNTALQKDGKIGYVQPIGEKAIPGQIVDANSTSNFGVGAFLLASCEYVRYLEANQETNKDRAYWTELAYKIAAPVLSNMAEGKLRDNMLVEVSTSYDGRDNSVVYMETFGRLMAGISPWLTLPDDATKEGAKRKQLRDWALKSYANAVNPENKDYLLWRGHGQALVDATYIAESFLRAYETLWVPLSDETKKRYITEFQQLRRIDPPYTNWVLFSSTIEAFLAKTGSDYDQYRINSAIRKVEEWYAGDGWYADGPSFSFDYYSSYVFHPMYLETCQAMKDAGAGTRIDYEKYYDRELKRAQKYALVLERFISPEGTFPVFGRSIPYRMAAMQPLALMAQYNTLPEGVSNGQVRTALTAVMKRMFDGANNFNAKGYLTIGFAGSQPNIADWYTNNGSLYMTSLSFMPLGLPASHPFWTDAGMAWTSKKAWSGQPFPKDHHWKDEIQTKDKY, encoded by the coding sequence ATGCATCCAAACCATCTCTTAAAAAAAATCTTTTTACAAACCTTTTTTCTTTTACTATGCAGTACTATATCGGCACAAACTGATAAACCGGAACAGGTTCGTAAAATAATTGATAAAGTAAATACCTTCTGGCAGTCTAAAAATCCGGCACAAACCAGTTCTTTCTGGGATAACGCTGCATATCATACCGGAAATATAGAAGCTTATATGCTTACCGGAAACGAAAAGTACCGCACCTATTCCGAAACCTGGGCTGCTCATAACCAATGGATGGGAGCTAAAAGTAAAGATAAAAACCAATGGAAATATTCGTATGGCGAAACTGATGAATTTGTTCTTTTTGGGGATTATCAGATTTGCTTTCAGGTCTATGCCGATTTATACAATCTGCTGCCGGAACCTCATAAAATTGCAAGAGCAAAAGAGGTAATGGAATATGAAATGTCTACTGCCAAAAACGATTACTGGTGGTGGAGCGACGGACTTTATATGGTGATGCCTGTTATGACCAAAATGTACAAAATAACCAACAACAGGCAGTATCTTGATAAATTGTATGAGTATCTTTTGTATTCTGACAGTATCATGTTTGATGCCGAGGAAAATTTATATTATCGAGATGCAAAATATGTTTTTCCAAAGCATAAGAGTTTAAATAACAAAAAAGATTTCTGGGCACGAGGCGACGGCTGGGTTCTTGCAGGACTTGCCAAAGTACTAAAAGATCTTCCTGCTGATTATAAACACCGCGATTTTTTTGTTCAGAAGTTTAAAAAAATGGCTTCTGCTCTAGCCAAAATACAACAACCTGAAGGATATTGGACCAGAAGTATGATGGATCCAGAACATGCTCCAGGGCCAGAAACCAGCGGAACTGCTTTTTTTACGTATGCGATTCTTTGGGGAATCAATAATAATTACCTGAACAGAACAGAATTTGTTCCTGTAATTAATAAATCATGGAATTATCTTAAAAACACTGCTTTACAAAAGGATGGAAAAATTGGATATGTTCAGCCAATTGGCGAAAAAGCAATTCCCGGACAGATAGTAGACGCAAATTCAACTTCAAATTTTGGTGTAGGTGCTTTTCTTTTGGCTTCCTGCGAATATGTACGCTATTTAGAAGCAAATCAGGAAACAAATAAAGACCGCGCTTACTGGACAGAATTGGCTTATAAAATTGCTGCTCCGGTTTTGAGCAATATGGCCGAAGGGAAACTACGCGATAATATGCTGGTTGAGGTCAGCACTTCGTATGACGGCAGAGACAACAGTGTCGTTTACATGGAAACTTTTGGAAGATTAATGGCCGGAATTTCACCCTGGCTTACACTTCCGGACGATGCTACTAAAGAGGGGGCAAAACGTAAACAACTACGCGATTGGGCATTAAAAAGTTATGCAAATGCCGTAAATCCAGAAAACAAGGATTATCTTTTATGGCGAGGCCACGGACAGGCGCTTGTTGATGCCACTTATATTGCCGAGAGTTTTCTCCGCGCGTATGAAACACTCTGGGTACCGCTGAGTGACGAAACCAAAAAACGCTATATTACCGAATTTCAGCAGTTAAGACGCATTGATCCTCCATATACCAACTGGGTTCTTTTTTCTTCTACAATAGAAGCTTTTCTAGCTAAAACCGGTTCTGATTATGATCAATATCGTATTAATTCGGCTATTCGCAAAGTGGAAGAATGGTACGCAGGCGACGGATGGTATGCTGACGGCCCTTCATTTTCTTTTGATTACTACAGCAGTTATGTTTTTCATCCCATGTATCTTGAAACCTGCCAGGCCATGAAAGATGCAGGAGCGGGTACACGTATTGATTATGAAAAATATTATGACCGTGAATTAAAACGTGCTCAAAAATATGCACTTGTTCTGGAACGTTTTATTTCTCCCGAAGGCACTTTTCCGGTTTTCGGCAGATCAATTCCGTACCGTATGGCTGCTATGCAACCTCTTGCTTTAATGGCGCAATACAACACACTTCCTGAAGGTGTATCTAACGGTCAGGTACGTACTGCATTAACTGCCGTAATGAAGCGTATGTTTGACGGTGCCAATAATTTTAATGCCAAAGGATACCTGACTATTGGTTTCGCAGGAAGTCAGCCTAATATTGCCGATTGGTATACCAATAACGGAAGTTTATACATGACTTCGCTTTCTTTTATGCCTTTGGGGCTTCCTGCTTCACATCCTTTCTGGACAGATGCAGGTATGGCCTGGACAAGTAAAAAAGCATGGAGCGGTCAGCCTTTTCCAAAAGATCACCACTGGAAGGATGAGATACAGACAAAAGACAAATATTAA
- a CDS encoding cbb3-type cytochrome c oxidase subunit I, with protein METSKKFILLALTVLGLGLLFGILGTLQYVFPGFLKAAVSFEKTRPLHVSSVVFWIILAAVGVVQHYLNEHFKNNAKYPVLVKIQFWMFLSAIPIIMVSYLMGVFGGREYWEFPPVLALPIVIGWIAFLIHFFTSVRQLTKQPVYVWMWLTGIVFFLITFLESYLWLIPYFRQNIIGDMTVQWKSYGSMVGSWNMLIYGSGIYLMDKISEDNKSSSSVTAFLIYSLGLFNLLFNWGHHIYSLPTAPYIRYVSYAVSMTELLLFGKIIYQWKSSLSAAKKYRHEVPYKFLLAADIWVFIMLGQAIVMSIPAFNLYTHGTHVTVAHSMGTTIGINSMLLMAFVYDIFGNTKQQFIKPKLFKKGYFLINASLLVFWLSLMTAGILRAAWQMNEKQNAFSQMMSSLTPFFISFSVSGFTLAIGFYILFRHLYVTNRSKWIHNEA; from the coding sequence ATGGAAACAAGCAAAAAATTTATACTACTGGCACTTACCGTGCTTGGATTGGGTTTATTATTTGGAATATTGGGAACACTTCAATATGTTTTTCCCGGATTTCTTAAAGCTGCTGTTTCTTTCGAAAAAACCCGCCCACTGCATGTATCATCTGTTGTATTCTGGATTATTCTTGCGGCTGTGGGTGTTGTACAGCATTATCTAAACGAGCATTTTAAAAATAATGCCAAATATCCAGTTTTAGTAAAAATACAATTCTGGATGTTTCTGAGTGCCATCCCGATTATTATGGTTTCGTATCTTATGGGAGTTTTTGGCGGACGTGAATATTGGGAATTCCCTCCTGTATTGGCACTGCCTATTGTAATTGGATGGATTGCATTCCTGATTCATTTTTTCACTTCGGTACGACAGCTTACCAAACAGCCTGTTTATGTCTGGATGTGGCTTACAGGAATTGTTTTTTTTCTTATTACTTTTTTAGAGTCGTATTTATGGCTTATTCCTTATTTCAGACAAAATATTATAGGTGATATGACCGTGCAGTGGAAATCGTACGGTTCGATGGTTGGATCCTGGAACATGCTTATTTACGGATCCGGAATTTATCTAATGGATAAAATAAGCGAAGACAACAAAAGCAGTTCTTCTGTTACGGCTTTCCTTATTTATTCTTTAGGATTATTTAATCTTCTGTTCAATTGGGGACATCATATTTATTCGCTTCCAACAGCTCCATATATTCGTTATGTAAGTTACGCGGTAAGTATGACGGAACTGCTTCTTTTTGGAAAAATAATCTATCAATGGAAATCTTCGCTTTCTGCGGCGAAAAAATACCGTCATGAAGTCCCGTATAAATTTCTGCTCGCTGCTGATATCTGGGTTTTTATTATGCTGGGCCAGGCCATTGTTATGTCTATTCCCGCTTTTAACCTTTATACACACGGTACGCATGTTACGGTAGCGCATTCCATGGGAACCACAATTGGTATAAACAGCATGCTGTTAATGGCTTTTGTTTATGATATTTTTGGAAATACAAAACAACAGTTTATAAAACCAAAACTTTTCAAAAAAGGTTATTTTCTTATTAATGCTTCTTTACTGGTATTCTGGCTGTCGCTGATGACGGCCGGTATTTTAAGAGCAGCATGGCAGATGAACGAAAAACAAAATGCCTTCAGCCAGATGATGAGTTCGCTTACGCCTTTCTTTATTTCTTTCAGCGTAAGCGGCTTCACACTGGCGATAGGGTTTTATATATTATTCAGGCATTTATATGTAACGAATCGCAGTAAATGGATTCATAATGAAGCTTAA
- a CDS encoding c-type cytochrome → MRSYTYKVLLFSALCISYFVYSGCIYRDMPHTAGINNNLADQGKKIWQENNCIACHQIYQLGGYLGPDLTNTYSLKGPEYIKAFLKSGTQVMPDFHLSQYEMDALTAYLKEIDKSGSADPRTFTILNDGTTHQK, encoded by the coding sequence ATGCGGTCCTATACTTATAAAGTTTTACTTTTTTCTGCCCTGTGCATTTCTTATTTTGTCTATTCCGGATGTATTTACAGAGATATGCCTCATACGGCAGGAATAAATAATAATCTTGCCGATCAGGGAAAAAAAATATGGCAGGAAAACAACTGCATTGCCTGCCACCAAATTTATCAGCTGGGCGGTTATCTTGGTCCGGACCTTACCAATACGTATTCTTTAAAAGGTCCCGAATATATAAAAGCATTTCTTAAAAGCGGTACGCAGGTCATGCCTGATTTTCATTTATCACAATACGAAATGGACGCACTTACCGCCTATCTAAAAGAGATAGACAAAAGCGGCTCTGCTGATCCCAGAACTTTTACAATTTTAAACGACGGTACTACACACCAAAAATAA